AGATTGTACGTTCAACAATACAGTTTAACCGAATTACCTTCATTACgcattttgaaattttaaaggtTTAACAAACAACACATGCATTGTGCATTTAACAATCAGTGTAATCGAAACCAACtgcattgtttatttaacaatagcGTTTGACAGAAGTTACCATCATAGAAGTAACCGAAACTacatgaatatttcatttaacactTAAACCGAAACCACCGTCGCAGGTGTTAAACATTAAAGCATAAACGACTCCAACTGCAgtatatatttaacaattaagtTGTTTGGCCGTTATGCAATGTATCCGTTTACTAGTATGTTTATTTAGGCGGAAAACGCACAATATCAGATTGCTTAAAAGGACTTGTTTAATGAGAATACAATATGAATACCCATTGTAATGGGAACGTATATTCAAGCTTTGTTGCCTTATTGTAATCAGAAATACAGGATGGTCATAAGAAGCATTGTATGCAGGGTAAATTCGGATTCAATTTAAGGTTAAATTATATTCAGGTTCTTTATGCACTGTCATATCAAtctattgatcaatttaaacattatCTTTTATGTTATAAGTTAACTCATGTGTCTATTAGCTAAGTTGGTAGAGAGCTGGACTTCTAATCCGTGGATTGCGAGTTCGATCCCCGGCCCGGCCACATCACTTGTCCGGGGGATTGAACATGAAATCATTTCCACGGATATTCTCTCCCCTTTCCCTGATTCAAGTAGATCATGTTTAGTTGCtggtataaatatatttaaaagtatgGAATAAATAACCAGGAAATGTATGAGATTGTTAAATTCTCGCCGTGATAAGACTGAACTGCTgttgaaaatgacaaaaaaaataaagttagcaaAAGCAACAACAATTGAACTGTATTTTGACTTATGCAACCTTTCGTTCTGGTGTAGGATTTGGTTTGTCTCCCTCCACCTCCACCATGATGCTGCATATTCTCCACTCCTGTGTGACCTGTGTTAGTCATCTCTGGAACGAAGGTGAAAAATATGCTTGTTCAGATTTATTATCAGCAACTGGCCTATGAAGCCAAAAAAgcaagcagtagcagtagcagcagcagtagtagtgatagtagtagtagcagtagtagtattagtagtaaaagtagtagtagtagtagtggtggtagtggtagtagtagtagtagtagtagtagtagtagtagtagtagtagtagtagtagtagtagaagtagtagtagtagaagtagtagtagtagtagtagaagtagtagtagtagcagttgtagtagtagtagtagtagaagtagtagtagtagtagtagtagtagtagtagtagtagtagtagtagtagtagtagtagtagaagtagtagcagcagaagtagtagcagcagtagtagaagtagtagtacaccTTTTTTCGCTGGAATCATTATCTTGCCGTCCTTAGGTGGCAGAACATTCCTGGCAAAATCCCCCATCATGTTTCCGGCTGGCCTATAGCTGGCTACTGCAATCCATTTTCCTTTACCATCTGTGGCGCTTGCCGCCCCGATTTCCTGACTTCCTTTCCAAACAACTTGTGTGAAATGGCCTATAagaacaacataattattttttacaatgttgGCATAATTCTGCATAAGATAACCTGTCGGTTATTCTCACAAAGTTTCAACTACTTGTCAAAATACTGGCTGGTATTTTATTACGAAACTTGCAGATTATCTTATAATTTTTCAAAACTTGTCTTCCTTTTTATGGTAATTTGCGgtgtttttgcaaaatatatacgGTTTTTGTGGAAGCATATTCTTGGACAGAAGACAAATAATGTTCTAAATTTTTTAACTTTCGCGAACGATTTGTCTTGTTTCATGAACATATTTTCTGGCAATAAACACAAACAGTAAAGTTGATGCCTAATACGACATAAGATACTCTGTTTTAAGATTgtaattgcaaaaaaaaagatttaattaTACTTCGCTAGTTTTCGCGAGTTATACGATTTTCACAAAAAGTCATATATATAATTTAGTATTTTTACTTTATCATGATATCGGAAACGTCTCTGGAAAATATGTGagcaatatatatgtattatattatgcaGGTTGGGGCACTGTCGCGAGTTATTCGAACTGGAGTGTTGGCGACAAAACGACAAATGAAGCGCGTGCATCTATCTCAGCGAATAAACCCCACCCACACAATCATTATTCTGTTTCCTCGTCTGAAATaagacaagacaatttatttcGTAAGTATTGTATTCTTAGCCGGTGGCCTTTAACAACgaaatcaattttattttctttcttgaCTTGCCTCGTCTGAAATGTGCCATTGAATTATCGTTGAAAGTAAGGGTACACGTACATACCTGTACCATTTTTAAAACTCGCCTCGTTGAAGTCATACTTCGCGATTTCAGAGTACCACGAGTCCGTTGGCTCCTGCCCTAAAAATAAGGGAGACAACTTCATGTGTTGACAAGAATAAGGGAGAAAACTTCATTTGTTGATAAGAATAAGGGAGCCAACTTTATGTGATCACAAATATAAGGGAGCCAACTTCATGTGATGACAAGAATAAGGGAACCAACTTCATAGTGCGAGAAGAATACTGGGGTACATGGTCTGAAGTAATGTAACTGAATTAGCTTCTTGAACTTACACTAACTCATTATTTTACGGATTGCTaaatatttacgaaaatattGTTCTTCCTAGtagtattattttattgttgcacATAACTCTTGCGAATCCTGATGTATTGGAGTCTAGACATTGAATAATTAGAGCTAGGTGTAAAAACATCAAAAAtagtatatttaaaaatgatgtgACAGTAAGAACGACAATATCGTGGCTTTTACTTATATTTGAATAGTTTGCATGTCTGTATTGTAACATTTGATAAAGAAAATAACTTACCCTCTTTAAATACCAGTAATCGAAAACGTTTTTATATCCTTTAATATCATTTTCAGTGAATCCTTTGGAACTtcgtttgttatgtttttatattatatggATTGTagtcatttaaatgtaaataactaTTTATTGGAACCAATCCAAGAAGACATAATATCATGCTCTTGATGCAATTGGAAATAATAGacacatttaaaaatgttgaatcTTGAAACCTTTCAATTTGAGGACTTTTTCCAAAtcttttataatttatgcatttatcaatattgaaCTTGTATGTAAATAAAACTCATATTGAGCTTGTGTTCTTCAATTAAGTGTTGTCTTCTGCTATGGATTATTCGAAAGAGTTACCTatgttaaatcatttattaatttgttgattttcatttaaatcaatagTTAAATTGATTACTAGTTTATGATTTTCCTTGTAATATAGAATTTTATTAGTAAAGAAGATTCGATTCCAGTGAAAAATGTTACATCATGCGCAGTGAACATCTGTcaaaatatcatatacatgtattttaaataaaagttaagcaaCATTTACCCCTTACGTAGGCAGTGTTgatttgtacattaatattatTACTGAAGAAATTTTCAAGACGGAGAGTCAAAGTTGACGATACCGCAAAATATCAAAAGATTTGTTTAATTTACTTAGAAATAGCGcataataaaatattgatgtaaatggCAGATTAATCAAAGGCAATAACGATCTAATGGCATTCAATTTACCACTATAATTTGGGGTAACATGCATGGCGTTGACGGACGCAAATGCCTCTATTGATGTCCTCGTTCTTCCTCTATTTTCTTACGGACAATGTCGAATGATGGACCAAAATCAATGAGGACCATGTTAAAATACTGATAATACTGGTTTATTGATGTTTACTTTGTTAATTGCCactttatattttctgtttacattgcattttttaagaagaaaatagcATTAATCGACATTAGAGCGTTAGAAAtgaaaaatgtattacatttaattCTATTCGATgaaaattcatttaatttttttttaacgttGAAGTTAACCTTTTGTATAAACCGGGTCACCGATCGCACGGTAGATTAACCGGGTAATAAGCATTTTGTTGGCTTTCGGTGAATTTTCGTAGtggtaatacaaaaaaaatcacgcTCCGACACACGCGGATATTTTTCTTTCAGCATACGTGAAATAAATTCGACAATACAACGAAATCAATAAATAACCTTTATATATGTATGCACATCATATATAACCCATATACCACATATACGACTACATAACTTAGTTACTATTCGGCTTAAACCTACCCGTATAATCAGTAGGGCCGGAAGACCACTTTGAGGCGATATTTTCTCCCAATCTTTGACCATTGAGGTCACAATCGCTGTGCTCAAAGGAGTTTGTTGCAATCAGGTGATTGGCCCAGTTTTGGGCGTAATCAGACAAATCTTGAGCATGCTTCAATGGCGAAGCATGAAATCAAACCGGTTAAATCAGGTAATACTCGTTTTACACCCCGTATGCATTCACAACGCACGTGCTTGAAcctgcagtagcagcagtagtattagcagtagtagtagcagtagtagtagcagcagtacaaatagtagtagttgctgtagcagcagcagccgtagcagcagtagtagataaacagtagaagtagtagtagtagtagtagtagtagtagtagtagtagtagtagtagtagtagtagtagtagtagtagtagtagtagtagtatctttTGTATGAAGTAGTAATAATTATGGTAATAGTATAAATAGTAAACCTGGTGTTTAGCCCTATACTCGTTGTGGGCCTTAATCAATTCTTCTATGAACTTGCTATTTGACATTGTCCTCTGAAAAAAAATGTGGAAGACAGTTTGCATATCTTTATCTTACTTATCTCAATAGCATATTATTATCGATGCAACTTACTTCCAAAAggaatgatttaaaaaatgttcctatttttattCCAATAATATACATTCCAAGTGTAATTCCTTCACTGTAAGAAAATTACATTTTCCAatctgaatatcttaaaatagtagcta
This is a stretch of genomic DNA from Dreissena polymorpha isolate Duluth1 chromosome 7, UMN_Dpol_1.0, whole genome shotgun sequence. It encodes these proteins:
- the LOC127839994 gene encoding Golgi-associated plant pathogenesis-related protein 1-like, which produces MSNSKFIEELIKAHNEYRAKHQHASPLKHAQDLSDYAQNWANHLIATNSFEHSDCDLNGQRLGENIASKWSSGPTDYTGQEPTDSWYSEIAKYDFNEASFKNGTGHFTQVVWKGSQEIGAASATDGKGKWIAVASYRPAGNMMGDFARNVLPPKDGKIMIPAKKEMTNTGHTGVENMQHHGGGGGRQTKSYTRTKDGVTTTYVEETIVNPDGSRTTKTHTTTTNSSR